In Primulina tabacum isolate GXHZ01 unplaced genomic scaffold, ASM2559414v2 Contig631, whole genome shotgun sequence, the following are encoded in one genomic region:
- the LOC142534629 gene encoding LRR receptor-like serine/threonine-protein kinase RPK2: MRNPFGFSEMGCRSFLMIVYHLHRPLRVLVFLCVVLFSAQERAVWGSDSDKSVLLELKDSLSDPSGVLSSWDLNSPDHCAWTGVSCDSGSRVVALNVSGGGNSLSCARIARFPLYGFGIRRPCLESKGKILGTLSPSIAKLTELRILSLPFNELSGEIPAEIWGMENLENLDLEGNLISGSLPALFNGLKNLKVLNLGFNEIFGGIPSSLSACVALEVLNLAGNQINGSIPMFIGNFKDLRGLYLSYNILNGPIPLEIGDNCGKLEYLELSGNYLSEGIPKSLGNCIWLKTLVLFSNMLEYVIPSELGRLNQLEVLDVSRNSLSGTVPSELGGCSNLSALVLSSLWDPLPNVASLGGGRTMEKLANTGDEYNFYEGTIPFEVTSLSSLRLVWVPRATLEGLLPVSWGSCDNLEMLNLAQNFYSGHVPEGFGSCKKLHFLDLSSNRLSGEISDKIPVPCMTRFDISGNTLTGSIPRFNGSCKPVQSTYGESQQPNDPSAAYISYFGYRTQLETSLPFFEDADTFPVIHNFGSNNFANLVQSMPIASERLGKQTVYAFLAGGNKLNGSFPGIFFEKCDQMRGMIVNVSENWLSGQIPIDIGTMCKSLLLLDASANQLVGGLPSSISDLVSLHVLNLSWNRLQGMIPSNLGQIKDLRGLSLAGNSLNGSIPASLAQLQSLEVLDLSSNSLFGEIPKDLENLRNLKVLLLNNNKFSGQISAKVANMTSLLTFNVSFNNFSGPLPLNNSTKCSSFLGNPFLQPCPLLLLASTSADQHRNSQNDATSPSSSSNETSQHGGFNSIEIASITSAAAIVSVLLALIVLFFYTRKWKPRSRVSGTARKEVITFTDIGVPLTFDIVVCATASFNASNCIGSGGFGATYKAEVAPGVLVAVKRLALGRFQGVKQFDAEIKTLGRLRHRNLVTLIGYHASETEMFLVYNYLPGGNLEKFIQERSTRAVDWRILHKIALDIARALAYLHDQCVPRVLHRDVKPSNILLDEEYNAYLSDFGLARLLGTSETHATTGVAGTFGYVAPEYAMTCRVSDKADVYSYGVVLLELISDKKALDPSFSSYGNGFNIVAWACMLLRQGHAKEFFTDGLWDSSPHDDLVEVLHLAVVCTVDSLSSRPTMKQVVRRLKQLQPPSC, from the coding sequence ATGAGGAACCCTTTTGGTTTTTCGGAAATGGGTTGTCGTTCTTTTCTAATGATAGTGTACCATCTTCACAGGCCGTTGAGGGTTTTGGTTTTCCTCTGTGTTGTCTTGTTTTCAGCTCAGGAGCGAGCTGTTTGGGGCTCCGATTCGGATAAATCCGTGCTTTTGGAGTTGAAGGATTCGCTTTCGGACCCTTCTGGTGTGCTGAGTAGCTGGGATTTGAATAGCCCGGATCACTGTGCGTGGACCGGGGTTTCTTGTGATTCGGGTTCCCGGGTCGTGGCGTTGAATGTTTCTGGTGGAGGCAATTCTTTGTCTTGTGCTAGAATTGCTCGATTCCCTTTGTACGGGTTTGGAATTAGAAGGCCTTGTCTGGAAAGTAAAGGTAAGATTTTGGGTACACTGAGCCCTTCTATTGCAAAACTTACTGAACTCAGGATTTTGTCCCTGCCCTTCAATGAGCTGAGTGGTGAGATTCCGGCAGAAATTTGGGGCATGGAAAATCTCGAGAATCTTGACCTTGAAGGGAATTTGATCTCAGGCTCTTTACCCGCtctttttaatggtttgaaaaatttgaaagttcttAACTTGGGATTTAATGAGATTTTTGGGGGGATTCCAAGCTCTCTATCCGCCTGTGTTGCTCTTGAAGTCTTGAATTTAGCTGGGAATCAGATTAACGGATCAATTCCGATGTTTATTGGCAATTTTAAAGATTTAAGGGGGCTTTACTTGTCCTACAATATACTCAATGGGCCGATTCCCCTTGAGATTGGGGATAACTGCGGAAAACTTGAATATTTGGAGCTTTCAGGGAATTACTTATCTGAGGGTATTCCTAAAAGTCTTGGAAACTGTATTTGGTTAAAAACGCTTGTGCTGTTCTCAAATATGTTGGAATATGTTATTCCGAGTGAACTTGGTCGGCTGAATCAGCTTGAAGTGCTGGATGTGTCGAGAAACAGTTTGAGTGGCACCGTACCATCTGAGCTCGGAGGGTGCTCAAATTTATCTGCCCTTGTGCTGTCAAGCTTATGGGATCCTCTTCCGAATGTCGCAAGTCTTGGAGGTGGTCGCACAATGGAAAAGTTGGCAAATACTGGTGATGAATATAATTTCTATGAAGGTACAATTCCATTCGAAGTTACTAGTCTCTCAAGCTTGAGGCTGGTCTGGGTACCTCGAGCAACTCTTGAAGGATTGTTGCCCGTTAGCTGGGGTTCTTGTGACAATTTGGAGATGTTGAATTTGGCTCAAAATTTTTATTCTGGACATGTCCCCGAGGGGTTTGGTAGTTGCAAGAAACTGCATTTTCTTGATTTGAGCTCAAATAGACTTAGTGGTGAGATCTCTGACAAAATTCCTGTTCCTTGTATGACTCGGTTTGATATCAGTGGGAATACTTTGACTGGTTCAATTCCCAGATTTAATGGATCTTGTAAACCAGTGCAATCAACATATGGGGAATCCCAACAGCCTAATGATCCATCTGCTGCATATATATCCTATTTTGGTTATAGAACTCAGCTTGAAACTTCTTTGCCATTTTTTGAAGATGCCGATACTTTCCCTGTGATCCATAACTTTGGTTCTAACAACTTCGCAAACCTTGTGCAGTCAATGCCTATTGCATCTGAAAGATTGGGAAAGCAAACGGTTTATGCATTTCTTGCTGGCGGCAACAAGCTTAATGGATCATTCCCTGGAATATTTTTTGAGAAGTGTGATCAAATGAGAGGTATGATTGTTAACGTCTCTGAGAATTGGTTATCTGGACAGATTCCGATTGATATTGGCACAATGTGCAAGTCTCTGCTGCTCCTGGATGCTTCGGCTAATCAACTGGTGGGTGGTCTTCCTTCCAGCATCAGTGACTTGGTGTCACTTCATGTTCTGAATTTAAGCTGGAACCGTTTGCAAGGTATGATTCCTAGCAACCTTGGCCAGATAAAGGATCTACGAGGCCTTTCTTTAGCTGGAAATTCCCTGAATGGTTCCATCCCTGCAAGCTTGGCACAGCTACAGTCTCTGGAAGTTCTTGACCTGTCTTCAAACTCTCTGTTTGGTGAAATTCCTAAGGATCTTGAGAATTTGAGGAACTTGAAGGTCCTCCTCCTGAACAATAACAAATTTTCTGGGCAGATCTCCGCAAAGGTGGCAAATATGACCTCTCTGTTGACATTTAATGTGTCATTCAATAATTTTTCTGGACCTCTGCCTCTGAATAATTCCACCAAATGCAGCAGTTTCCTTGGGAACCCTTTCCTCCAGCCTTGCCCTTTGTTGTTGTTAGCTTCAACATCTGCTGATCAACACAGAAACTCGCAAAATGATGCTACTTCTCCATCATCAAGTTCAAATGAAACAAGTCAACATGGAGGCTTCAACTCAATTGAGATTGCTTCTATAACATCAGCTGCAGCTATTGTGTCTGTTCTTCTTGCTCTTATTGTTCTATTCTTTTACACTAGAAAGTGGAAACCACGGTCCAGAGTAAGTGGAACTGCTCGAAAGGAAGTGATCACCTTTACCGACATCGGTGTTCCACTGACATTTGATATTGTTGTTTGTGCCACGGCAAGTTTTAATGCAAGCAACTGCATCGGCAGTGGAGGTTTTGGAGCAACATACAAAGCTGAGGTTGCTCCAGGTGTCCTGGTTGCCGTAAAACGCCTTGCATTGGGCCGTTTCCAAGGTGTTAAGCAGTTTGATGCAGAAATCAAAACCCTGGGGAGGCTTCGCCATCGAAACCTTGTTACTTTGATAGGATATCATGCCAGTGAAACCGAGATGTTTCTGGTTTACAATTATTTACCAGGTGGCAATCTTGAAAAGTTTATTCAAGAAAGATCCACCAGAGCAGTTGATTGGAGAATACTACACAAGATCGCTTTAGACATTGCAAGGGCACTCGCGTACCTACACGACCAATGTGTTCCACGTGTTCTTCATCGTGATGTGAAGCCAAGCAATATTCTGCTGGATGAGGAGTATAATGCCTATCTATCCGATTTTGGATTAGCTAGGCTACTGGGGACTTCTGAAACTCATGCCACAACTGGTGTGGCAGGAACTTTTGGATACGTAGCTCCAGAATACGCCATGACTTGCCGTGTCTCTGACAAGGCTGATGTATATAGCTACGGGGTTGTGTTACTTGAGTTAATTTCAGATAAGAAAGCTCTGGACCCATCCTTCTCTTCATATGGAAACGGATTCAACATTGTCGCTTGGGCGTGCATGCTTCTACGGCAGGGCCATGCCAAGGAATTCTTTACTGATGGGTTGTGGGATTCGAGTCCGCACGACGATTTGGTCGAGGTCTTGCATCTGGCAGTCGTTTGTACTGTCGATTCGTTGTCGAGCAGGCCAACAATGAAGCAGGTAGTAAGACGGCTTAAACAACTTCAACCTCCATCTTGTTAG
- the LOC142534637 gene encoding ninja-family protein AFP3-like encodes MDKVQENGEKFNLSSRVSGVRRDLQHKFTRRGFEEEDDEIELSLGLSSNGIFGVDPARKKLKRYSSISDLVSPVEAASDNVGDTQQPRVAALESYGLPMRACSLPSEAAAKEVRLRRELQSMRRMEARKKRLEKLKNVRVVKDKESCLESENGDFQRVCNESCNGLENGHGMEGSNGSLGSGSSGVSETQSPHINGKQNAEVKSPSSIQSSPAGQMEHKPGDKGTTDGAKEKLKNIMLNMPYVSTKWDGINGNKVDGFLYGYKKGEEVRILCVCHGLFLSPAEFVKHGGGSDVENPLKHIIVNPSPLL; translated from the exons ATGGATAAAGTTCAAGAAAATGGCGagaaattcaatctttcttcACGGGTGAGCGGGGTTCGAAGAGATCTGCAGCATAAATTCACGAGACGGGGTTTTGAGGAGGAAGACGATGAGATAGAGTTGAGTCTAGGACTTTCATCAAACGGTATATTTGGTGTGGACCCGGCAAGAAAGAAGCTGAAGCGTTATTCTTCGATTTCGGATTTGGTTTCCCCAGTTGAGGCTGCGTCTGATAATGTGGGTGACACACAACAACCCCGTGTGGCCGCGTTGGAGAGCTACGGGCTGCCGATGAGGGCCTGCTCTCTGCCGTCAGAGGCGGCGGCGAAGGAGGTCCGCCTCCGCAGGGAGCTGCAGTCGATGCGGCGGATGGAGGCGAGGAAGAAGAGGTTGGAGAAGTTGAAGAATGTGAGAGTTGTGAAGGATAAGGAGAGCTGTCTGGAATCTGAAAATGGTGACTTTCAAAGGGTTTGCAATGAAAGTTGCAATGGTTTGGAGAATGGACATGGAATGGAAGGGTCCAATGGATCACTGGGGAGTGGTTCATCTGGAGTTTCTGAAACTCAGAGCCCGCATATAAATG GAAAACAAAATGCAGAGGTGAAGAGCCCTTCTAGCATTCAATCATCCCCGGCTGGTCAGATGGAACATAAACCTGGTGATAAGGGTACAACAGATGGAGCAAAAGAAAAGCTCAAGAACATCATGCTCAATATGCCTTACGTATCCACAAAATGGGATGGAATAAATGGCAACAAAGTCGACGGATTTCTATATGGATACAAAAAGGGGGAGGAAGTCAGAATCTTGTGTGTTTGCCACGGTCTTTTCCTTTCACCAGCCGAATTCGTGAAGCATGGTGGAGGCAGTGATGTGGAGAACCCTTTGAAGCACATAATTGTTAATCCCTCTCCTCTTTTGTaa